From Achromobacter spanius, a single genomic window includes:
- the aroB gene encoding 3-dehydroquinate synthase — MNVVDVETPGGSYPIHIGPGRLDSLDQCIPADATAIAVVTNPTVAALYAERAEAALARTGKRVLRIELPDGEAYKDWQSLNLIFDALLGNRLDRRCVLVALGGGVIGDMTGFAAAVYMRGVRFLQVPTTLLAQVDSSVGGKTAVNHPLGKNMIGAFYQPIAVEIDTDVLGTLPAREVSAGLAEVIKYGLILDPEFWRWCEDNAQKLRALDADAVTYAIRRSCELKAQVVGKDERESGLRAILNLGHTFGHAIESGLGYGAWLHGEAVGCGMVQAAELSADVAGFDRADVERVRALVQAIGCPVVAPDLGADRWLDLMQVDKKTEGGSIRYVLMTRIGEAMMRPAPDDVVRAVLARTTQ, encoded by the coding sequence ATGAACGTTGTTGACGTCGAAACCCCGGGCGGAAGCTATCCGATCCACATCGGACCGGGCCGCCTGGACTCCCTGGATCAATGCATTCCCGCGGACGCCACCGCCATTGCCGTGGTCACCAATCCGACCGTGGCGGCCCTGTACGCCGAGCGCGCCGAAGCCGCGCTTGCCCGCACGGGCAAGCGGGTGCTGCGCATCGAGCTGCCCGACGGCGAGGCCTACAAGGACTGGCAGTCGCTCAACCTGATCTTTGACGCGCTGCTGGGCAACCGCCTGGACCGGCGCTGCGTCCTGGTGGCGCTGGGCGGCGGCGTCATCGGCGACATGACGGGTTTTGCGGCGGCCGTGTACATGCGCGGCGTGCGCTTCCTGCAGGTGCCCACGACGCTGCTGGCGCAGGTCGACTCGTCGGTGGGCGGCAAGACCGCCGTGAACCACCCGCTGGGCAAGAACATGATCGGCGCCTTCTACCAGCCGATCGCGGTCGAGATCGACACCGATGTGCTGGGCACCCTGCCGGCGCGCGAGGTGTCGGCGGGCCTGGCCGAGGTCATCAAGTACGGCCTCATCCTGGATCCGGAATTCTGGCGCTGGTGCGAGGACAATGCGCAAAAGCTGCGCGCTCTGGACGCCGACGCCGTCACGTATGCCATCCGCCGGTCGTGCGAGCTCAAGGCGCAGGTGGTGGGCAAGGACGAGCGCGAATCCGGGCTGCGCGCCATCCTGAACCTGGGCCACACGTTTGGCCACGCCATTGAATCGGGCCTGGGCTACGGCGCCTGGCTGCACGGCGAGGCCGTCGGCTGCGGCATGGTCCAGGCCGCCGAACTGTCGGCCGACGTGGCGGGCTTTGATCGCGCCGATGTCGAGCGCGTGCGCGCGCTGGTGCAAGCCATTGGCTGCCCGGTCGTGGCGCCCGATCTGGGCGCGGACCGCTGGCTGGACCTGATGCAGGTCGACAAGAAGACCGAAGGCGGCTCGATCCGCTACGTGCTCATGACACGCATCGGCGAGGCCATGATGCGGCCAGCCCCCGACGATGTGGTGCGCGCCGTGCTGGCCCGAACCACCCAGTAA
- a CDS encoding shikimate kinase, with product MNFAANSCPEAAPDPERSDAAPESQPCAVECTGKTVSLPHDLPVFLVGMMGAGKTTIGRSLARALGRDFMDLDHELEARCGVRVPVIFEIEGEAGFRRRESAALEECTQRRNIILATGGGAILAAENRQLLHERGIVVYLRASVDELFRRTCRDRNRPLLATADPRGTLRDLMTRREPLYKEVADLVVETGSMPIHTLVKALLPQLQAFEKRI from the coding sequence ATGAACTTTGCCGCTAACTCATGTCCGGAGGCAGCCCCGGACCCGGAGCGCTCCGACGCAGCGCCTGAAAGCCAGCCCTGCGCCGTCGAGTGCACGGGCAAGACCGTGTCGTTGCCGCACGACCTGCCGGTATTCTTGGTCGGAATGATGGGCGCGGGCAAGACAACCATAGGCCGTAGCCTGGCGCGGGCGCTGGGGCGCGACTTTATGGATCTGGATCATGAGCTCGAGGCGCGTTGCGGCGTGCGGGTGCCGGTAATCTTCGAAATCGAGGGCGAAGCCGGTTTTCGTCGCCGAGAGTCCGCCGCATTGGAAGAGTGTACCCAACGGCGCAACATAATTCTTGCCACGGGCGGCGGCGCCATCCTGGCCGCCGAGAACCGGCAACTGTTGCACGAGCGCGGCATTGTCGTCTATCTGCGAGCCAGCGTGGACGAATTGTTCCGCCGGACCTGCCGTGACCGCAACCGGCCCCTGCTGGCCACCGCCGACCCCCGCGGCACGCTGCGCGACCTGATGACCCGGCGCGAGCCCCTCTACAAGGAAGTCGCCGACCTGGTGGTGGAAACGGGGTCGATGCCCATCCACACCCTGGTCAAGGCGCTGCTGCCGCAATTACAAGCATTCGAGAAGCGCATATGA
- a CDS encoding penicillin-binding protein 1A, producing the protein MSKPQNSSKKDKPVSSGSPILRFFVKTGIFFAGLFLCGVLLAGMALALAWPNLPDLNAMTDYRPRVPLRVYTADRVLIGEFGEERRNVLRFNEIPDVMKSAVLAAEDDRFYQHGGIDWMGVVRAGLTNLISMSKTQGASTITMQVARNFYLSSEKTYSRKFYELLLTFKIESELTKDQILELYMNQIYLGHRAYGFAAASRTYFGKPLSEVTPAEAAMLAGIPKAPSRFNPIANRPRAELRQRYVLGRMHSLGYLTEPEYKQAMAQPIVMKSAEGTPAGGYSIHGEYVAELARQLLYNVYQDNVYSRGINIYTTVQSKDQEAAYRAVREGVLEYTRRAPYPGPEEQLDLPAGTENNPAALDEFLDGVFDKFPDSGDLLTAVVLSASPTEVKLARSSREVITVTDKKVLGVVARALNDKAKPEQRIKRGSVVYIRKFGDNWEIINLPSVQAAFVALSPQDGAIRAMVGGFDFYRGNFNRVTQAWRQPGSNIKPFIYAASLERGLTPGTQISDQPFELTAAQTGSKAWNPKNYGNQYEPMLTLRQGLYKSKNMVSIRILQAIGPQYAQDYLTRFGFDKARQPAVLPLALGAGSVTPLQLAGAFSVFANGGYRVTPYLIDRVTDSNGKVIMQSKPVVAGDAAARAIDPRTAWVMDDILRGVTTYGTAARARALLKRGDIAGKTGTTNESVDAWFSGYTPTLAATAWLGFDQPKSLGSRETGGGVAMPIWVDYMQSVLKGVPEEKPRPRPDGLLVENGEFYFSEFPPGQAVARLGLPEADTLGEFLNGLGSGSSEETRIKVAPGVGTQTATPWSQKIPF; encoded by the coding sequence ATGAGCAAGCCCCAGAATTCCTCCAAAAAAGACAAGCCCGTCAGCAGCGGCTCCCCGATACTGCGGTTCTTCGTTAAAACCGGCATCTTTTTCGCCGGCCTGTTCCTGTGCGGCGTCCTGCTCGCGGGGATGGCGCTGGCGCTCGCGTGGCCCAATCTGCCCGACTTGAACGCCATGACGGACTATCGGCCGCGGGTGCCGCTGCGCGTGTACACGGCAGACCGCGTCCTGATCGGCGAGTTCGGCGAAGAACGCCGCAACGTGCTGCGCTTCAACGAAATCCCGGACGTCATGAAATCCGCGGTACTGGCGGCCGAAGACGACCGCTTCTACCAGCACGGCGGCATCGACTGGATGGGCGTGGTGCGGGCCGGCCTGACCAACCTGATCAGCATGTCCAAGACGCAGGGCGCCAGCACGATCACGATGCAGGTCGCGCGCAACTTCTACCTGTCGTCCGAAAAGACCTATTCGCGCAAGTTCTACGAACTGCTGCTGACCTTCAAGATCGAATCGGAGCTCACCAAGGACCAGATCCTTGAGCTCTACATGAACCAGATCTACCTGGGCCACCGCGCCTACGGCTTCGCGGCCGCCTCGCGCACGTATTTCGGCAAGCCCCTGTCGGAAGTCACGCCGGCCGAAGCCGCCATGCTGGCCGGCATTCCCAAGGCCCCGTCGCGCTTCAACCCCATCGCCAACCGCCCCCGCGCCGAACTGCGCCAGCGCTACGTGCTGGGCCGCATGCACTCGCTGGGCTACCTGACCGAACCGGAATACAAGCAGGCGATGGCGCAGCCCATCGTCATGAAGTCCGCCGAAGGCACCCCGGCCGGCGGCTATTCCATCCATGGCGAATACGTGGCCGAGCTGGCGCGCCAGCTGCTCTACAACGTGTACCAGGACAACGTGTATTCGCGCGGCATCAACATCTACACGACCGTGCAGTCCAAGGACCAGGAAGCCGCCTACCGCGCCGTGCGCGAAGGCGTGCTGGAATACACGCGCCGCGCGCCCTACCCCGGCCCGGAAGAACAGCTGGATCTGCCTGCGGGCACCGAGAACAATCCCGCCGCGCTCGACGAGTTCCTGGACGGCGTGTTCGACAAATTCCCGGACAGCGGCGACCTGCTGACCGCGGTGGTGCTGTCGGCCAGCCCCACCGAAGTGAAGCTGGCGCGCAGCTCGCGCGAAGTCATCACCGTGACGGACAAGAAGGTGCTGGGCGTGGTCGCCCGCGCACTGAACGACAAGGCCAAACCCGAGCAGCGCATCAAGCGCGGCTCCGTGGTCTACATCCGCAAGTTCGGCGACAACTGGGAAATCATCAACCTGCCGTCGGTGCAGGCGGCCTTCGTGGCGCTGTCGCCGCAGGACGGCGCCATCCGCGCCATGGTCGGCGGCTTCGATTTCTACCGTGGCAATTTCAACCGCGTGACGCAGGCCTGGCGCCAGCCGGGCTCCAACATCAAGCCCTTCATCTACGCCGCCTCGCTGGAACGCGGACTGACGCCGGGCACGCAGATCTCGGACCAGCCGTTTGAACTGACCGCCGCGCAAACCGGCTCCAAGGCCTGGAATCCCAAGAACTACGGCAACCAGTACGAGCCCATGCTCACGCTGCGCCAAGGCCTGTACAAGTCCAAGAACATGGTGTCGATCCGCATTCTGCAGGCCATCGGCCCGCAGTACGCGCAGGACTACCTGACCCGCTTCGGCTTTGACAAGGCGCGCCAGCCCGCCGTGCTGCCCCTGGCGCTGGGCGCCGGCTCCGTCACGCCGCTGCAGCTGGCAGGCGCCTTCTCGGTGTTCGCCAACGGCGGCTACCGCGTCACGCCTTACCTGATCGACCGCGTCACCGACAGCAACGGCAAGGTCATCATGCAGTCCAAGCCGGTTGTCGCTGGCGATGCGGCGGCTCGCGCCATCGACCCGCGCACGGCCTGGGTCATGGACGACATCCTGCGCGGCGTCACCACGTACGGCACCGCCGCGCGCGCCCGGGCTCTGCTCAAGCGCGGCGACATCGCCGGCAAGACGGGTACGACCAACGAATCCGTGGACGCCTGGTTCTCGGGCTATACGCCGACGCTGGCCGCGACCGCCTGGCTGGGCTTTGACCAGCCCAAGTCGCTGGGTTCGCGCGAGACCGGCGGCGGCGTCGCCATGCCGATCTGGGTGGACTACATGCAGAGCGTGCTGAAGGGCGTGCCGGAAGAAAAGCCGCGTCCCCGTCCGGACGGCCTGCTGGTGGAAAACGGCGAGTTCTACTTCTCTGAATTCCCGCCGGGACAGGCCGTGGCCCGCCTTGGACTCCCCGAGGCCGACACGTTGGGTGAATTCCTCAATGGCCTCGGCAGCGGTTCCAGCGAGGAAACCCGGATCAAGGTCGCGCCGGGCGTCGGTACGCAGACCGCCACGCCCTGGTCGCAGAAGATTCCCTTCTGA
- the cyaY gene encoding iron donor protein CyaY, whose protein sequence is MTETEFLALIDQVLDSIESQADDWAASLDVDVETSRSGNVLTLVFEDNTHVVVNSQAVMQELWVAARSGGFHYRFDGQHWNDTRGGPQLPDALSQICSAAAGVPVTIRL, encoded by the coding sequence ATGACCGAAACCGAATTTCTTGCGTTGATCGACCAGGTGCTGGACAGCATCGAAAGCCAGGCCGATGACTGGGCGGCTTCGCTCGACGTCGATGTCGAAACCAGCCGTAGCGGCAATGTGCTGACCCTGGTTTTCGAGGACAACACCCACGTCGTGGTGAACAGCCAGGCCGTCATGCAGGAGCTGTGGGTCGCCGCGCGCAGCGGCGGATTCCACTACCGCTTTGATGGCCAGCACTGGAACGATACCCGGGGCGGGCCGCAGTTGCCGGACGCCCTGTCCCAGATCTGCTCCGCTGCCGCCGGCGTCCCCGTGACGATCCGGCTGTAA
- the lptM gene encoding LPS translocon maturation chaperone LptM, with protein MALRIVATLMAAGMVTACGYKGPLYMPPPPEGSKAPARTQQNPPPAQIPPAPALP; from the coding sequence ATGGCTCTTCGCATTGTAGCCACGCTCATGGCGGCCGGCATGGTGACGGCCTGCGGGTACAAGGGGCCGCTCTACATGCCGCCGCCCCCTGAAGGCAGCAAGGCGCCGGCCCGCACGCAGCAGAACCCGCCGCCGGCGCAGATCCCTCCCGCCCCGGCCCTGCCATGA
- the lysA gene encoding diaminopimelate decarboxylase — MTPPFPTPPELAGHPYFQYRNNVLYAEDVPLDHLAERLGTPLYVYSRAALKAAWQSYCSAIGQRPVLVCYGMKANSNLAVLGEFARLGAGFDIVSGGELHRALAAGADASRIVFSGVGKQAWEMRDALRAGVKCFNVESVDELHRLSDVAAHLGLRAPVSLRVNPDVDARTHPYISTGLKENKFGIAIGDALEAYRTAQSLPGLRIVGVDCHIGSQLTDISPYFDALEKLLDLIEGLEQAGIHIEHLDLGGGLGIRYMDETPPSPRALLDRVFERLNARGQGHLQLVLEPGRSLVGNAGVLLTTVQYIKHAEARNFAIVDAAMNDLLRPALYDAFHGVQPLHPRAGDAAEYDIVGPVCESADWLAKQRLLTIRQGDVLAVESAGAYGMTMASNYNSRGRPAEVMVDGDKFYVVRQRETLADQLRGESLLP; from the coding sequence ATGACGCCTCCGTTCCCGACCCCGCCAGAGTTGGCCGGCCATCCCTACTTCCAGTACCGCAATAATGTGTTGTACGCCGAAGATGTGCCGCTTGACCATCTGGCCGAACGGTTGGGAACGCCACTTTACGTCTACTCCCGCGCGGCCCTGAAAGCCGCCTGGCAATCCTATTGCAGCGCCATCGGGCAACGTCCGGTGCTCGTCTGCTACGGCATGAAGGCCAACTCCAACCTGGCGGTGCTCGGCGAATTCGCGCGGCTCGGCGCCGGCTTTGACATCGTGTCGGGCGGTGAACTCCATCGTGCCCTCGCCGCGGGCGCCGACGCTTCCCGGATCGTATTTTCGGGCGTGGGCAAGCAGGCCTGGGAAATGCGCGATGCCCTGCGCGCCGGCGTAAAGTGCTTCAACGTCGAATCCGTTGATGAACTACACCGCCTGTCCGACGTTGCCGCGCACCTGGGCCTGCGCGCCCCCGTATCGCTGCGCGTGAACCCGGACGTCGACGCCCGCACGCACCCGTACATCTCGACCGGACTGAAGGAAAACAAGTTCGGCATCGCCATCGGCGACGCACTCGAGGCCTACCGCACCGCGCAGTCGCTGCCCGGTCTTCGGATCGTCGGCGTGGACTGCCACATCGGCTCGCAGCTCACCGACATCAGCCCCTACTTCGATGCGCTCGAAAAGCTGCTGGACCTGATCGAGGGTCTGGAACAGGCGGGCATCCATATCGAACACCTGGATCTCGGCGGCGGACTGGGCATCCGCTATATGGACGAGACGCCGCCTTCACCACGCGCGCTGCTGGACCGCGTGTTTGAACGGTTGAACGCGCGCGGGCAGGGTCATCTGCAACTGGTGCTGGAACCGGGACGCTCGCTCGTCGGCAATGCCGGCGTGCTGCTCACCACCGTCCAATACATCAAGCACGCCGAAGCCCGCAATTTCGCCATCGTCGACGCGGCCATGAACGACCTGCTGCGTCCGGCGCTTTACGATGCATTCCATGGCGTGCAGCCGCTGCACCCCCGCGCCGGCGACGCCGCCGAATACGATATCGTCGGCCCCGTCTGCGAAAGCGCCGACTGGCTCGCGAAGCAGCGTTTGCTTACGATCCGCCAAGGCGACGTGCTTGCGGTGGAATCGGCCGGCGCCTACGGCATGACCATGGCCAGCAACTACAACTCGCGCGGCCGCCCGGCCGAGGTCATGGTCGACGGCGATAAATTCTATGTCGTGCGCCAGCGCGAAACCCTGGCTGACCAGCTACGCGGCGAATCGCTGCTTCCCTGA